The window GTGCGGATCGTCGTTTTGCGTTGGTGGTTGCTTACGCGTCGATGTCGCACGGCTCGAGACAAGCCATGCAAATCATTCGGGCGATGGGGACAACCTTCATCTGGCGAACGATCGTACACAACGTGGCCACGCTCGTCAACGAACAAGTCCAAAGCGACCGATCGAAGCGGATAAGACACCGGCAGGGTCGCAGGGACTTTCGACGATCTTGCGGCAGCCGGCCGGCGGATCGGCGGGGTGGGTCTGCCTGTGGTTTGTTGTGGGTGACAGTCAGGCGATAGTGACGTCGGCGTCCAGGTAGACGTCCTGAATGGCGTTGAGCAGCTCGACACCCTCGGCCATCGGACGCTGAAATGCCTTACGCCCACTGATCAGACCCGACCCGCCTGCCCGCTTGTTGATAACCGCGGTACGTACCGCCTGCTCGAAGTCGCCGACACCCGAAGACGCCCCACCCGAGTTGATCAGACCAACCCGACCCATATAACAGTTCGCGACCTGCCATCTCGTGAGATCGATCGGATGATCAGTCGTCAACTCCTCATACACCCTCGGATCCGTCTTACCGAAACCGACAGCCAGATAACCCCCATTGGACTCAGGCTGCTTCTGCTTGATGATATCGGCCCCGATCGTGACCCCGATATGGTTCGCCTGACCGGTCAGATCCGCCGACGCCTCATAATTCGTACCATCCACCGTAAACGCGCCGTTCCGCACATAACACCACAGCACCGTGAACATACCCAACCGATGAGCAACCTCAAACGCCTCAGACACCTCCTGGAGCTGACGCATCGACTCCTGAGAACCAAAATAGATCGTGGCACCAACACCCGCAGCACCAAGATCGAACGCCTTCTCCACCGACCCGAACATCACCTGGTCATAAGTGGCCGGATAGGTGAGAAGCTCATTGTGATTGACCTTGACGATGAACGGAATCCTATGCGCATACCACCGCGACACCGCGCCAAGCACACCAAACGTGCTGGCCACCGCATTACAGCCACCCTCAATCGCCAACTCGACGATATTCCTCGGGTCGAAATAGGCAGGATTCGGAGCAAACGACGCCGCCCCAGAATGCTCAATCCCCTGATCAACCGGCAAGATCGAAATGTACCCGGTCCCCCCCAACCTCCCATGGTCATACAACGACTGCAAACTGCGCAACACCTGCGGTGACCGGTCGGTCTGCACAACCACCCGATCGATGAAGTCAGGACCAGGCAACTCCAAATCCTCCTTCAAGATACCCCTCGACTCATGCGTCAACAGATCCTCAGCATCATCACCAAGCAACCTCTCCAAATCCATGACGTCACCTCCATCGTCGACAAAACAAATCCCACCCATTATGACCCACAACGGAAGTCGCGCACCAAACCGACGAGCGAGAGGCCCCGCTCCTCATCCCATCATGTGAGGCTGACGGCCCCACACCGCGGTCGCTCGGTTCGGATCGCGAGCTTGGTCCGGCTGGTCAGATGGCTCGGTCGATTTCGGCCAGGTGGGCGTTGAAGTCGGCCTGGGGGTCTTTCCTGCGTTTGGAGAGGAACGAGTCGAGTTCGAACGCATCCCCCAGGGCAGTCCCTGAGGCGATTTCGCGAGCCAACGCCTCTTCTTGTCGCAAAGCGACCGCGGCATGGTCGAAGACTGCTTCGAGATCGTCGCCCTCGAGGATGACCAGACCGTCTGCGTCTCCGAACACCCACATACCCGGAGTCACGGTGGCTCCGCCGATCGACACGAGCCCCCCAACGATACCGATGCCTTTCATGGCAGCCGGAACCTTGAGCGGACCGACCGGGTAGCAACCTCGACAATGGACTGAAATCCGCAGATCAACCAGCTCGACGATGTCTCGCACCAGGCCGTCAACCACAAACCCCGCCAACCCTTTCCGGACCGCCTCGGTTCCGATCAGATCCCCGATCAGCGCCACATCCGCAGTGTGGTTGGCGATCACGACAACGTCGTTCGGCGCGGCGCGGTGGACCGCCTCCAGAATGGAAACCAGATCGTTGTTCGCTTCGACCGTGATCGCCGGACCGGCCAACCTGCCGTGTACGTCGAGAGGCCGTAGCCCTGACGACGGCAGCCCCACCTCGATCCCGGCCCGGAACGCAGCGTCGGCCAGCAGCGATGTGCCGTACTGCTCCCTGAACAGATACGAATAGTCACTCATGGTTCTCCTTCCGGCATGTCCATCCCCAGGCGGCAATCGGACTGGGCTCGATACCCTGGCGCTGCTCAACCGAGAACACTACGAAACCGCCCCACATCGTCAGTCGACTGCGGTCGCAAGGATGAGTCGCTTGGCGTCACTCCTCCCCATCGAAGGCTAACGCTCGGGCTTCATCCTCATCGAGCTCGGTGCGCCATCACAATCGTTCACCGCCCTCGTGCAGACACGCCGCCGCCGACGGGCGACGATATCGATGCCGACACAAGCTCCCACGTCAGACGTCCTCCTCCCGGACGAGACAGGGCAACCGGCGTGATGACCGAGTCACCAACCAGCAGGAAGACGCACTCGCGATCGGCGCGATTGCGCTCCATCTCATCGCAGGTGGATGATGTTGCCGGTGATGAGTCGGGCATGATCGGATGCGAGATGGGCGATGACGTCGGCGACCTCCTCAGGCTGAGCGACGTGGATGAGCGTGGAGCTGTCAACGACGGCTTGGCGGACCTGGTCGGTGACCCACCCGGTGTCGGTGACCGGCGGGGAGACGACATTGGCGGTGATGCCCCGACCGGTCGCGCTGTTCACCAGAATGTCGACCGGACCGACCGCCTCCTCGGCGGCATCGAAGAGCAACCCGGGGGAGCCCTCGGCGGCAAGGTCGGCTTCGACAGCCACCGCATTCGCACCGGCATCGCCGATTGCTCGAAGAACATGCTCTACGTCACGAGCACGGTCGCGTCGACAGGAATCCAAGATCCCGGGATCAGCCGCAGCCTCGACACGAAGATACGTGACAAGCCCCGAAGTGCCATGGGCGGCAAGACAACAGGCGGTGGCCGCACCGATGCCGTGATTGGCACCGGTGACCACCGTCAGACGACCAGACAGATCAACGAACGGGAATGAGCAAACACGAGACGACATCAACAAGCCTCCAAGCCGGACACGGAGCCAACGATGGGAGAGGAGATCCGAGTCGCCACATGCTGAGGCGTACCGTGGCGCTTCCTACGCCAAGATGACCGCACCTGCCGGCAATTCGGGCATGGGAGCGTCCTTGTGGGGGACCCGTCCGCGAGAGACGGGGATCGAGTTCCTCGGCTCCCGAACCGCGACTGGTCCCGGCAACGGGCTCAGCCCATGCCGAGATTCAGGACCGACCGGGCGAGCGCTGAGCCCTCTCATCGGTCACGGGCTCGTTCGGAGGTGAGACGTGACGATCCACGGCTGCAGCGACCCGTCGCAGCTCATTCATCATCGAGGCAAATCCTTCCAGGGTCAGACTCTGCTTGCCGTCACTGAGTGCCGAGTCCGGGTCGTTGTGAACTTCGACGATGACCCCGTCGGCCCCCGCAGCGACGGCCGCTCGAGCGAGATACGGAACCAGGCTCCGCTCCCCGGCCGCATGACTGGGATCCACGATCACAGGAAGGTGGGTCCGTAGTTTGAGCACCGGCACGGCACTCACGTCGAGAGTATTGCGCGTGGCCGTCTCGAACGTCCTGATCCCCCGCTCGCAAAGGACGACTCTGGGATTGCCGGCTGCCACGACATACTCGGCCGCCAAGAGAAGCTCTTCGATCGTGGACGCGATGCCTCGTTTGAGGAGGACCGGACGCGGCTGTGCGCCGACCTCGGAGAGCAATCTGAAGTTCTGCATGTTCCGGGCTCCGATCTGAAGCACGTCGGCGTAACGACCGACCAGCCCGACGTCTTCCGGGGCGACCACTTCGGTGATGACCGGCAAGCCCGTCTCCTCGCGGGCTTGGGCCAACAGCACCAGCCCTTCCTCACCGAGGCCCTGGAAGCTGTACGGCGAGCTGCGAGGCTTGAAAGCGCCTCCCCGGAGCATCCGGGCCCCGGCACGCGCCACTGCCGCGCCCACGGCGGATAGCTGATCCTTGCTCTCGACCGAACACGGCCCGGCCATCACCACGACCTCGTCCCCGCCGATTCGCAGGTCCCCGATCCTGATCTCCGAGGGTTCAGGATGGTGCTCTCTGGAGACCTGCGGGTACGGCGGCGCCGTGGCGCGAATCTCGGCCACTCCTGGCATCTCGGCGAGATCCACAGTGAGAGCGAGCGCATCACCACCGATGAGCCCGATGTGGGTCTCCTCACCGATCTCGGTCACCAACGGCCGCCCCCCTTGCCGTTCGATGAGACGGACCACCGCTGCCTTGTTCTTTAGTGAGCAGTTCTTCTCCAGGACGACGATCACGTCTGCACCTCCACGACCCGCAGCCCATCGAGGAACGCGCCCGGATCTTCGCCCCGATCGATCGCGTCGATGAGGGCGCTCCCCACGATCACCCCGTCGACGTGGGCGGAGAGCGCTTCGACCTGATACCGGCTGCGCACTCCGAACCCGGCCATCACCGGAAGCGACGCCGCCGACCGGACACGGTCCAGATACGCGAACTCTTCGACGCCCAGTTCAGCCTCACCGCCGGTAACCGCGGTCCTGGTCACCGCATAGACAAATCCCCTACTCGTCGCAGCGATCCGGGCGAGACGATCAGGTGACGTGGTTGGTGTGACGAGCTTGACCAGAGCCAGGCCCGCGGACTCCAACACCT of the bacterium BMS3Abin02 genome contains:
- the fbaB gene encoding fructose-bisphosphate aldolase class 1, whose amino-acid sequence is MDLERLLGDDAEDLLTHESRGILKEDLELPGPDFIDRVVVQTDRSPQVLRSLQSLYDHGRLGGTGYISILPVDQGIEHSGAASFAPNPAYFDPRNIVELAIEGGCNAVASTFGVLGAVSRWYAHRIPFIVKVNHNELLTYPATYDQVMFGSVEKAFDLGAAGVGATIYFGSQESMRQLQEVSEAFEVAHRLGMFTVLWCYVRNGAFTVDGTNYEASADLTGQANHIGVTIGADIIKQKQPESNGGYLAVGFGKTDPRVYEELTTDHPIDLTRWQVANCYMGRVGLINSGGASSGVGDFEQAVRTAVINKRAGGSGLISGRKAFQRPMAEGVELLNAIQDVYLDADVTIA
- a CDS encoding putative regulator of ribonuclease activity, encoding MSDYSYLFREQYGTSLLADAAFRAGIEVGLPSSGLRPLDVHGRLAGPAITVEANNDLVSILEAVHRAAPNDVVVIANHTADVALIGDLIGTEAVRKGLAGFVVDGLVRDIVELVDLRISVHCRGCYPVGPLKVPAAMKGIGIVGGLVSIGGATVTPGMWVFGDADGLVILEGDDLEAVFDHAAVALRQEEALAREIASGTALGDAFELDSFLSKRRKDPQADFNAHLAEIDRAI
- the ycdF gene encoding glucose 1-dehydrogenase 2, encoding MSSRVCSFPFVDLSGRLTVVTGANHGIGAATACCLAAHGTSGLVTYLRVEAAADPGILDSCRRDRARDVEHVLRAIGDAGANAVAVEADLAAEGSPGLLFDAAEEAVGPVDILVNSATGRGITANVVSPPVTDTGWVTDQVRQAVVDSSTLIHVAQPEEVADVIAHLASDHARLITGNIIHLR
- the aroF_2 gene encoding phospho-2-dehydro-3-deoxyheptonate aldolase, with protein sequence MIVVLEKNCSLKNKAAVVRLIERQGGRPLVTEIGEETHIGLIGGDALALTVDLAEMPGVAEIRATAPPYPQVSREHHPEPSEIRIGDLRIGGDEVVVMAGPCSVESKDQLSAVGAAVARAGARMLRGGAFKPRSSPYSFQGLGEEGLVLLAQAREETGLPVITEVVAPEDVGLVGRYADVLQIGARNMQNFRLLSEVGAQPRPVLLKRGIASTIEELLLAAEYVVAAGNPRVVLCERGIRTFETATRNTLDVSAVPVLKLRTHLPVIVDPSHAAGERSLVPYLARAAVAAGADGVIVEVHNDPDSALSDGKQSLTLEGFASMMNELRRVAAAVDRHVSPPNEPVTDERAQRSPGRS